Proteins found in one Choristoneura fumiferana chromosome 16, NRCan_CFum_1, whole genome shotgun sequence genomic segment:
- the LOC141436143 gene encoding organic cation transporter-like protein isoform X1, giving the protein MDKQDPNSELGDKPLPKPVQQDLIQRITGSFGRYQLTLCLLIFLTKFPVAFHQMAILFLAPKLNYICPDTGNETCPCPNPEYDTSIFSRSIIMEWDLICERKWLTSFTQTLFQLGTLLGSVLFGMASDRFGRKSPLLVAVVIQVTMGIAAAFVPGFWTFTFLRLLVGMSVGGTMVTGFVIVMEFVGTQYRDVISALYQVPFNLGHILLPVFGYFCRDYSNFQLAISIPAIVLLSYFFLIPETPRWLIAVKRTDEAVKILERVATINKRPTETIKADIEAYQAAIEKNQLKKGNIVDLFRTPNIRKNILAMAFNWLACSYCFYGVSQYVGQLSGNAFVNVAASASVTLLGTFLSIPLMKMIGRKTILVIFNFICAICLLVLAVLPEGPGSVVCASIGVVCSFINFVVVYLYCTELFPTVVRNAALGFSSMLARVGSMMAPFVIELRSVALWMPPVGFAILPLIAGFVTFLLPETKGCELMTTIEEGEQFGKKVKLDSKK; this is encoded by the exons gtgaCAAGCCGCTACCAAAACCAGTGCAGCAAGATCTAATTCAGCGAATAACTGGTTCCTTTGGCAGATACCAACTGACGTTATGCCTCCTCATATTCTTAACAAAGTTCCCAGTCGCCTTCCATCAAATGGCGATTCTGTTCCTTGCTCCGAAACTCAACTATATCTGTCCAGACACAGGCAACGAGACGTGTCCTTGCCCAAATCCGGAATATGACACATCCATATTTAGCCGGAGCATTATTATGGAATGGGACTTAATATGTGAGAGGAAGTGGCTGACTAGTTTTACACAAACACTGTTTCAATTGGGCACATTACTCGGCAGCGTGTTGTTTGGAATGGCGTCTGACAG attcgGCCGAAAATCTCCTCTACTCGTAGCAGTCGTCATCCAGGTGACAATGGGAATAGCCGCAGCCTTCGTGCCCGGATTTTGGACATTCACGTTCCTCCGGCTGCTGGTCGGCATGTCAGTTGGCGGCACCATGGTCACCGGCTTCGTCATCGTCATGGAATTTGTCGGCACCCAGTATCGCGACGTCATCTCAGCTCTCTATCAAGTGCCATTCAATTTGGGCCACATACTTCTACCCGTCTTCGGATACTTCTGCAGGGATTACTCCAATTTTCAACTTGCAATTTCAATACCTGCGATAGTACTTCTGAGTTACTTCTTCTTAATCCCCGAAACTCCACGTTGGTTGATAGCGGTGAAAAGAACTGACGAGGCTGTCAAGATATTAGAACGCGTGGCAACGAT AAACAAGCGTCCGACGGAAACCATAAAAGCCGACATCGAGGCTTATCAAGCTGCTATTGAGAAAAACCAACTCAAGAAAGGAAACATTGTGGATCTCTTCCGCACTCCGAACATTCGAAAGAACATATTAGCGATGGCCTTCAACTGGTTGGCGTGCAGTTACTGCTTCTACGGAGTATCGCAGTACGTGGGTCAGCTGAGTGGAAATGCCTTCGTCAACGTCGCCGCTAGTGCCAGCGTCACGTTACTTGGCACATTCTTATCAATACCACTTATGAAAATGATAGGAAGAAAAACTATACTAGTAATATTCAACTTCATCTGCGCAATTTGTTTGCTCGTTCTGGCAGTGCTGCCAGAAGGCCCGGGCTCCGTCGTATGCGCGAGTATAGGTGTAGTCTGTAGTTTTATTAACTTCGTCGTagtatatttgtattgtactgagTTGTTCCCGACTGTGGTTAGAAACGCCGCGCTCGGGTTCTCGTCCATGTTGGCCCGAGTCGGTTCTATGATGGCTCCTTTCGTGATAGAGCTGAGAAGCGTTGCTCTATGGATGCCACCAGTTGGCTTTGCTATCTTACCGTTAATAGCTGGCTTTGTTACATTTCTGCTGCCAGAAACTAAAGGCTGTGAATTAATGACCACGATTGAAGAAGGTGAACAATTCGGAAAAAAGGTGAAGTTAGATTCTAAGAAATAG
- the LOC141436143 gene encoding organic cation transporter-like protein isoform X2 — protein sequence MALSEGDKPLPKPVQQDLIQRITGSFGRYQLTLCLLIFLTKFPVAFHQMAILFLAPKLNYICPDTGNETCPCPNPEYDTSIFSRSIIMEWDLICERKWLTSFTQTLFQLGTLLGSVLFGMASDRFGRKSPLLVAVVIQVTMGIAAAFVPGFWTFTFLRLLVGMSVGGTMVTGFVIVMEFVGTQYRDVISALYQVPFNLGHILLPVFGYFCRDYSNFQLAISIPAIVLLSYFFLIPETPRWLIAVKRTDEAVKILERVATINKRPTETIKADIEAYQAAIEKNQLKKGNIVDLFRTPNIRKNILAMAFNWLACSYCFYGVSQYVGQLSGNAFVNVAASASVTLLGTFLSIPLMKMIGRKTILVIFNFICAICLLVLAVLPEGPGSVVCASIGVVCSFINFVVVYLYCTELFPTVVRNAALGFSSMLARVGSMMAPFVIELRSVALWMPPVGFAILPLIAGFVTFLLPETKGCELMTTIEEGEQFGKKVKLDSKK from the exons gtgaCAAGCCGCTACCAAAACCAGTGCAGCAAGATCTAATTCAGCGAATAACTGGTTCCTTTGGCAGATACCAACTGACGTTATGCCTCCTCATATTCTTAACAAAGTTCCCAGTCGCCTTCCATCAAATGGCGATTCTGTTCCTTGCTCCGAAACTCAACTATATCTGTCCAGACACAGGCAACGAGACGTGTCCTTGCCCAAATCCGGAATATGACACATCCATATTTAGCCGGAGCATTATTATGGAATGGGACTTAATATGTGAGAGGAAGTGGCTGACTAGTTTTACACAAACACTGTTTCAATTGGGCACATTACTCGGCAGCGTGTTGTTTGGAATGGCGTCTGACAG attcgGCCGAAAATCTCCTCTACTCGTAGCAGTCGTCATCCAGGTGACAATGGGAATAGCCGCAGCCTTCGTGCCCGGATTTTGGACATTCACGTTCCTCCGGCTGCTGGTCGGCATGTCAGTTGGCGGCACCATGGTCACCGGCTTCGTCATCGTCATGGAATTTGTCGGCACCCAGTATCGCGACGTCATCTCAGCTCTCTATCAAGTGCCATTCAATTTGGGCCACATACTTCTACCCGTCTTCGGATACTTCTGCAGGGATTACTCCAATTTTCAACTTGCAATTTCAATACCTGCGATAGTACTTCTGAGTTACTTCTTCTTAATCCCCGAAACTCCACGTTGGTTGATAGCGGTGAAAAGAACTGACGAGGCTGTCAAGATATTAGAACGCGTGGCAACGAT AAACAAGCGTCCGACGGAAACCATAAAAGCCGACATCGAGGCTTATCAAGCTGCTATTGAGAAAAACCAACTCAAGAAAGGAAACATTGTGGATCTCTTCCGCACTCCGAACATTCGAAAGAACATATTAGCGATGGCCTTCAACTGGTTGGCGTGCAGTTACTGCTTCTACGGAGTATCGCAGTACGTGGGTCAGCTGAGTGGAAATGCCTTCGTCAACGTCGCCGCTAGTGCCAGCGTCACGTTACTTGGCACATTCTTATCAATACCACTTATGAAAATGATAGGAAGAAAAACTATACTAGTAATATTCAACTTCATCTGCGCAATTTGTTTGCTCGTTCTGGCAGTGCTGCCAGAAGGCCCGGGCTCCGTCGTATGCGCGAGTATAGGTGTAGTCTGTAGTTTTATTAACTTCGTCGTagtatatttgtattgtactgagTTGTTCCCGACTGTGGTTAGAAACGCCGCGCTCGGGTTCTCGTCCATGTTGGCCCGAGTCGGTTCTATGATGGCTCCTTTCGTGATAGAGCTGAGAAGCGTTGCTCTATGGATGCCACCAGTTGGCTTTGCTATCTTACCGTTAATAGCTGGCTTTGTTACATTTCTGCTGCCAGAAACTAAAGGCTGTGAATTAATGACCACGATTGAAGAAGGTGAACAATTCGGAAAAAAGGTGAAGTTAGATTCTAAGAAATAG